A single window of Nakaseomyces glabratus chromosome G, complete sequence DNA harbors:
- a CDS encoding uncharacterized protein (CAGL0G06006g~Ortholog(s) have endopeptidase inhibitor activity and role in vacuole fusion, non-autophagic): MKLIQYLIIGVTLLVCLVAPVMCHAGSYILSFDESSRALPQNVWEKALGFADELGVKITHEYSLIKGFTLDVPEEVLPKLKKKLADLERDYGVKGHLEEDNLVHAFQEHI; this comes from the coding sequence ATGAAGCTCATACAGTATCTGATTATTGGTGTGACGTTGCTGGTGTGTCTTGTGGCGCCAGTGATGTGTCATGCTGGGTCTTATATACTTTCATTTGACGAGTCCAGCAGGGCTCTCCCCCAGAATGTGTGGGAGAAAGCGCTTGGGTTTGCTGATGAGCTCGGTGTGAAGATTACACATGAGTACTCCTTGATCAAGGGGTTCACGCTGGATGTGCCTGAGGAAGTTTTGCccaagttgaagaagaagctggcTGATTTGGAACGGGACTATGGTGTCAAAGGGCATTTGGAAGAGGACAACTTGGTGCATGCATTCCAGGAACACATTTGA
- the ARO9 gene encoding aromatic-amino-acid:2-oxoglutarate transaminase (CAGL0G06028g~Putative aromatic aminotransferase II): protein MASCIACDDTYIVFIYIFLHSSFVPIRILQAMTTMIDLEEKFGQFLSWRMQNRKLVAFWDDEVLGDDVIELTAGMPNEQFFPIKAMDMTIVNKPFESADDTSKHLHCKMSTYEPKSLPIARSFQYNEVPGLPQIRNFAKYLVNKINKPAYSADQWDVLLSSGSCDSMFKFFECFCDEKSTVLMEEFTFTPVISHVKATGAECIPLKMNLTKDPSTQGIDVDYLTQLLDNWSSGPYKHLNKPRILYTICTGQNPTGVTIPMENRRKIYELAHKHNFLILEDDPYGYLSFPSYKPEDPLKNDYLEDGFTVEKYTNEFLVDSFLTIDTDARVIRMETFSKVFAPGLRLGFIVANKYIISNLLEYAEITTRAPSGVSQAVLYNTLETMALYQDGDDKEDPEKKQEALFQGWMHWIMKVAAEYTHRRNITLKALYETDAYKNGLFTVIEPSAGMFVGVKIKWDKAPGEIGNIPEQMKKLDRFLVQNGIKTVLGYRMGVSSELSHDNSDFLRVTIAYAKDDQQLVEASHRIGSGIEQFFKELK from the coding sequence ATGGCTTCATGCATAGCCTGCGATGACACATATATAGTTTTCATATACATTTTCTTACATAGCAGCTTTGTACCAATTAGGATACTACAAGCGATGACGACGATGATTGATTTAGAGGAAAAGTTTGGACAGTTTTTGTCCTGGAGGATGCAGAACAGGAAGTTGGTGGCTTTCTGGGATGATGAAGTGTTGGGTGACGATGTCATTGAGTTGACCGCCGGTATGCCCAACGAGCAGTTTTTCCCCATCAAGGCCATGGACATGACCATTGTCAACAAGCCATTTGAGTCAGCCGATGACACCTCTAAGCACCTGCACTGTAAGATGTCCACTTACGAGCCCAAGAGTTTGCCCATCGCTAGAAGTTTCCAGTACAACGAGGTGCCAGGTTTGCCCCAGATCAGAAACTTTGCCAAGTACTTGGTCAACAAGATCAACAAGCCAGCTTACTCTGCTGATCAGTGGGATGTGCTGTTGTCCTCGGGCTCGTGTGACTCCATGTTCAAGTTCTTTGAGTGTTTCTGTGATGAGAAATCCACAGTGCTTATGGAAGAGTTCACATTCACACCGGTGATCTCTCACGTCAAGGCCACTGGTGCTGAATGTATCCCATTGAAGATGAACTTGACCAAGGATCCAAGCACTCAAGGTATCGATGTCGACTACCTGACTCAATTGCTAGACAACTGGTCCTCAGGCCCTTACAAACACTTGAACAAGCCAAGAATTCTTTACACCATATGCACTGGGCAAAACCCAACTGGTGTCACCATCCCAATGGAGAACCGTAGGAAGATTTACGAGTTGGCTCATAAGCATaacttcttgatcttgGAGGATGACCCATACGGATATTTGTCATTTCCATCTTATAAACCGGAGGACCCATTGAAGAACGATTATCTAGAAGACGGCTTCACAGTGGAAAAGTACACTAACGAATTCCTAGTGGACTCGTTCTTGACCATCGATACGGACGCTCGTGTTATTCGTATGGAGACCTTCTCAAAAGTATTTGCACCTGGCCTAAGACTGGGGTTCATCGTGGCTAACAAGTATATCATCAGCAACTTGCTTGAATACGCCGAGATCACCACTAGGGCACCAAGTGGTGTCTCTCAGGCCGTGCTGTACAACACTTTGGAGACCATGGCGCTATACCAAGATGGCGATGACAAGGAAGACCCAGAGAAAAAGCAAGAGGCGCTGTTCCAAGGTTGGATGCATTGGATCATGAAGGTGGCTGCTGAGTACACCCACAGAAGAAACATAACATTGAAGGCACTATATGAGACCGATGCCTACAAGAACGGCCTGTTCACAGTGATCGAGCCATCTGCTGGTATGTTTGTCGGAGTCAAGATCAAATGGGACAAAGCGCCCGGTGAGATCGGTAACATCCCCGAGCAAATGAAGAAACTCGACAGATTCCTTGTGCAAAATGGTATCAAGACAGTGCTGGGATACAGAATGGGTGTGTCTTCCGAGTTGTCCCACGACAACTCCGACTTCTTAAGAGTCACAATTGCTTACGCCAAGGATGACCAGCAGCTAGTAGAGGCCTCTCATAGAATCGGCTCCGGTATCGAGCAATTCTTCAAAGAGCTAAAATAA
- a CDS encoding uncharacterized protein (CAGL0G06050g~Protein of unknown function) yields MSDKHRKSFTQVCMEMIRRKKSHEGKQANATLVVDKSKDLAWVTDTTSITSITTSAFESSSDEEDENPYRYALR; encoded by the coding sequence ATGTCTGATAAGCACAGGAAATCGTTCACGCAGGTGTGTATGGAGATGATACGCCGCAAGAAGAGCCACGAGGGCAAGCAGGCCAATGCCACGCTGGTCGTGGACAAGAGCAAAGACCTCGCGTGGGTCACAGACACCACCTCCATCACTTCTATAACCACCTCGGCGTTTGAGTCCTCCAgcgatgaagaagacgagAACCCGTACAGATACGCATTGAGGTGA
- the ECM14 gene encoding putative metallocarboxypeptidase (CAGL0G06072g~Ortholog(s) have endoplasmic reticulum, fungal-type vacuole localization): MLLQWVFVVLALAWGPAAAVPSESDFSDYKVVRLYLEDSGYEDTHRLLRGVFGDLQDVDVWTHAQKFVDVRVSKGTEISVDHDVIIADLDSAIKDTYGSNNGSNDDDGDVDGAFNGRDQKVFDAGELVGTEEFFFDQYQPLDKIYSWMERLQESFPDIINIEVVGRTYEGRELRALHLCANNNQTNPEKKTIVITGGVHAREWVSVSSACWVVAQLVGRYALGDQKEIKYLENLDFLVIPVFNPDGYEYTFTTNRLWRKNRQQTYIPVCKGIDIDHSFGYQWESTHAYPCSEEYSGEEPFEAIEAKSWNDFLSTVKGEYKVYGYLDLHSYSQEILYPYAFSCDALPRDLENLLELAYGINKAIRYQSGRNYDVVAACKDRGADLTPELGAGSALDFMYHQRAHWAFQFKLRDTGNHGFLLPPRYIRPVGKEIYAGLNYFCDFLLDPEI, translated from the coding sequence ATGTTGTTGCAGTGGGTATTTGTAGTGTTAGCGCTGGCGTGGGGCCCTGCGGCCGCGGTGCCAAGTGAGAGCGATTTCAGCGATTACAAAGTTGTTAGGTTATACCTTGAAGACAGTGGGTATGAGGACACACACAGGCTGTTACGAGGTGTGTTCGGGGACTTACAAGACGTAGATGTGTGGACGCATGCTCAGAAGTTTGTTGATGTTAGAGTAAGCAAAGGTACTGAGATTTCAGTGGACCACGATGTGATAATAGCTGATCTTGACAGCGCAATAAAGGACACATACGGTTCTAACAATGGTTCTAACGATGATGACGGTGATGTTGATGGTGCGTTTAATGGTAGAGACCAGAAAGTGTTTGATGCTGGTGAACTGGTGGGTACCGAGGAGTTCTTCTTTGACCAGTACCAACCTTTGGACAAGATATACAGCTGGATGGAGAGACTCCAGGAGTCCTTCCCCGATATCATTAATATAGAAGTAGTTGGTAGAACCTATGAGGGCCGTGAACTAAGAGCGCTGCATCTATGTGCCAACAACAACCAGACCAACCCTGAGAAGAAGACCATCGTGATCACCGGTGGTGTACATGCGCGGGAATGGGTCAGTGTGAGCAGTGCCTGCTGGGTTGTAGCACAGCTGGTTGGCAGATATGCTCTAGGTGATCAGAAGGAGATCAAGTACTTGGAAAACCTGGATTTCCTGGTCATACCAGTATTCAACCCTGACGGCTACGAGTATACGTTCACCACGAATAGACTGTGGAGAAAGAATAGACAACAGACCTATATCCCTGTTTGCAAAGGGATAGACATCGACCACTCTTTTGGGTACCAGTGGGAATCTACACATGCGTACCCATGCAGCGAGGAGTACAGCGGTGAGGAGCCATTTGAAGCCATCGAGGCCAAATCCTGGAACGACTTCCTAAGCACTGTGAAGGGTGAATACAAAGTCTATGGGTACCTAGACCTACACTCATACTCGCAGGAGATACTGTATCCGTATGCGTTTTCATGTGATGCTCTACCAAGGGACCTGGAGAACTTGCTTGAGCTAGCGTACGGTATTAACAAAGCCATACGGTACCAGTCTGGGAGAAACTACGACGTGGTTGCAGCCTGCAAGGACCGTGGCGCGGACTTGACTCCAGAGCTCGGCGCCGGGAGCGCACTGGACTTCATGTACCATCAGCGGGCACACTGGGCGTTCCAATTCAAGCTCAGAGACACCGGAAACCACGGATTCTTGCTGCCTCCGCGCTACATCAGACCTGTCGGCAAAGAGATATACGCAGGCCTAAACTACTTCTGCGATTTCTTACTCGACCCAGAGATATAG
- the IGO2 gene encoding phosphatase regulator (CAGL0G06094g~Ortholog(s) have role in negative regulation of nuclear-transcribed mRNA catabolic process, deadenylation-dependent decay and positive regulation of G1 to G0 transition, more) gives MSNLRNEIKEDSISPTNSELELDKHGVDKNGVDVSRLSEQELKLYKMYGKLPSKKDIFKHRMAGRKYFDSGDYALKKAGVIRSDDVIDENNSSNNLPVTNPSGLRESIIRRRMSSSAGDHVSRQDSISSGPPPRSPNK, from the coding sequence ATGTCTAATTTGCGGAACGAGATTAAGGAGGACAGTATATCGCCAACCAACAGCGAGCTGGAGTTGGACAAGCACGGGGTTGACAAGAATGGGGTGGATGTGTCGCGGTTGAGTGAGCAAGAGCTGAAGTTGTACAAGATGTACGGGAAGTTACCGTCTAAGAAGGATATATTTAAGCACAGGATGGCCGGAAGAAAGTACTTTGACAGTGGTGACTATGCGTTGAAGAAGGCCGGTGTTATAAGGTCAGACGATGTTATTGATGAGAATAACTCTAGTAATAACCTGCCTGTAACGAACCCCAGTGGGCTCAGGGAGTCCATTATCCGTAGGAGGATGAGCAGCAGTGCTGGAGACCATGTTTCCAGGCAAGATAGTATATCCAGTGGGCCCCCACCAAGGTCTCCTAACAAATGA
- the WSS1 gene encoding metalloendopeptidase WSS1 (CAGL0G06116g~Ortholog(s) have SUMO binding, SUMO ligase activity, metalloendopeptidase activity) produces the protein MQHPHIRNIAVLQRKPGKEDALKLLKDIADAVSLLMRENKFKVGTLVEFYPRDRSLLGMNVNHGQKIMLRLRDPLDEFRFLPWESLIGTMLHELTHNLHGPHDQKFYSKLDELSGRQWCIQQLGLKDNFMTSGNRLGGRGFRDGPTPRTTNSRGNKIEKIRNKGVRLGSLSDNLNGSLNTSRMLKPAQMAAMAATRRAEADKKWCVETNQEEKIPDDSSLEIIVLDGDEKEDMGSTGDVGSFTDKSKKQLEHKQALTIIELNDDQDNNDVRKVDEPFQAKKKSTFEGEDVLLIDLTSDE, from the coding sequence ATGCAACATCCACATATCAGAAATATTGCAGTGTTACAACGGAAGCCTGGAAAAGAAGATGCTTTGAAGCTTTTAAAGGACATTGCTGATGCGGTTAGTCTGCTGATGCGAGAGAATAAGTTCAAAGTGGGTACTCTGGTAGAGTTTTACCCGAGAGACAGGTCCTTATTGGGGATGAATGTTAACCATGGACAGAAGATAATGCTTAGGTTAAGAGATCCGCTGGATGAGTTTCGTTTTTTACCGTGGGAGTCATTAATAGGTACAATGCTTCATGAGCTGACACATAATCTACATGGTCCACATGATCAGAAATTTTACTCAAAACTAGATGAACTGTCTGGGAGGCAATGGTGCATTCAGCAACTAGGTTTGAAAGATAATTTCATGACCAGCGGTAATAGATTGGGAGGACGTGGGTTTAGAGATGGCCCTACTCCACGCACTACAAATAGTAGAGGTAAtaagattgaaaaaatacGAAATAAAGGTGTTCGATTGGGGTCGCTTTCTGACAATCTTAACGGTTCCTTGAATACATCAAGAATGCTAAAACCTGCCCAGATGGCTGCGATGGCAGCTACTCGTAGAGCAGAGGCTGATAAGAAATGGTGTGTTGAAACAAATCAAGAGGAAAAGATACCAGATGATAGTTCCTTGGAGATAATAGTTTTAGATGGAGATGAGAAGGAAGATATGGGAAGCACTGGTGACGTTGGCTCTTTTACGGATAAGTCGAAGAAACAACTTGAACACAAGCAAGCGCTTACTATAATTGAGTTGAATGATGATCAGGATAATAACGACGTAAGGAAAGTAGATGAACCTTTTCAGgccaaaaagaaaagtacCTTTGAAGGAGAAGATGTACTATTAATTGATCTCACATCCGATGAGTAA